In Euphorbia lathyris chromosome 9, ddEupLath1.1, whole genome shotgun sequence, the following are encoded in one genomic region:
- the LOC136205312 gene encoding uncharacterized protein, with translation MKFVDGTLLQEDVEEANKLAWNRCNQLVMNWLNASVSTSIASSITWFETAYKAWQNLKDRFAQTDHLRIAELQDEIASLHQGDISVTNYYIKLLVVWEELVNFRPIMTCTCVPNAEESACIAIKNVREQQTQDCVIKFLRGLNGNFSMIKTQVLMMDPLPKIEKVFNMVVQHERQFHEGVDAGILGNLPNVSVNYAYQSNQNKGSYQFKKGNIKKCSYCGKEWHTVDQCYQKHGYPPNFKGKKAVVANVTTQNEGAMSGYGDSVNIG, from the coding sequence ATGAAGTTTGTGGATGGGACCTTGCTTCAAGAAGATGTGGAGGAGGCAAATAAGCTGGCTTGGAATCGTTGCAACCAATTGGTGATGAATTGGTTGAATGCATCAGTTTCTACTTCAATTGCTTCAAGTATTACATGGTTTGAAACTGCTTATAAGGCTTGGCAAAACTTGAAAGATCGCTTTGCACAAACTGACCATTTGAGGATTGCAGAACTCCAGGATGAGATTGCTTCTTTACATCAAGGTGATATTTCTGtcacaaattattatataaaattgcTTGTTGTGTGGGAAGAATTAGTTAACTTTAGGCCAATCATGACTTGTACTTGTGTGCCTAATGCTGAAGAAAGTGCATGTATTGCTATTAAGAATGTTCGAGAGCAACAAACTCAAGATTGTGTAATCAAGTTTCTTAGAGGCTTAAATGGAAATTTTAGTATGATTAAGACACAAGTGCTTATGATGGATCCATTGCCTAAGATAGAAAAAGTGTTTAATATGGTAGTACAACATGAGAGGCAGTTTCATGAAGGTGTAGATGCAGGGATTCTTGGTAATTTGCCTAATGTTTCTGTCAATTATGCATATCAGTCTAATCAGAATAAGGGTTCATATCAATTCAAGAAAGGGAATATAAAGAAGTGTAGTTATTGTGGAAAAGAGTGGCATACTGTGGATCAATGCTATCAAAAGCATGGATACCCACCAAATTTTAAAGGGAAAAAGGCAGTGGTGGCTAATGTTACTACACAGAATGAAGGGGCTATGTCTGGATATGGGGATAGTGTCAATATAGGGTAG